Proteins co-encoded in one Papaver somniferum cultivar HN1 chromosome 5, ASM357369v1, whole genome shotgun sequence genomic window:
- the LOC113279540 gene encoding Werner Syndrome-like exonuclease yields the protein MAGSQEEVQNGLAKLSLVPNKNSSTKISTKLVDKSTTHQTYNVVLVHEKEGKIKEDKVRTTVTHTASVVDQWIASVYAEFRNKLNNLVLGLDIEWSRKSRDGYSRNKVAVVQLCFSTRCLIFHISRCDEIPESLADFLSNEKFIFVGAGIDGDAHKLWVDYGLYVGRTEEVGTLAAFKLTKTFGDYRNSGLYNAGLKNLAKDVLRLEIPKPRQIQTSNWNVSFLTEQQIEYACLDALVSFKLFIDLRSLPTPTHTNREPKKFFRDFSEKKTEEEGTEQVSDKKANGTKEAKQVPDKKPNGTKSRRP from the coding sequence ATGGCTGGATCTCAGGAGGAGGTCCAGAATGGTTTGGCTAAACTTTCTCTGGTTCCCAATAAGAACAGTAGTACCAAAATATCCACCAAACTGGTTGATAAATCGACTACACATCAAACCTACAATGTGGTCTTGGTTCACGAGAAGGAAGGAAAAATTAAGGAAGACAAAGTCCGTACGACTGTAACTCATACAGCTTCTGTGGTCGATCAATGGATTGCAAGTGTCTACGCTGAATTCCGCAATAAGCTGAATAATCTTGTTCTGGGTCTTGATATAGAATGGAGCCGAAAGAGCAGAGATGGCTATAGTCGAAACAAGGTTGCCGTTGTGCAATTGTGCTTTTCTACACGTTGTCTCATATTCCACATCTCGCGTTGTGACGAGATTCCTGAATCACTTGCTGATTTTCTCAGTAACGAGAAGTTTATCTTTGTTGGAGCTGGAATTGATGGTGATGCGCACAAGCTTTGGGTTGATTATGGTTTGTATGTTGGTAGAACTGAAGAAGTTGGCACTCTGGCTGCTTTTAAACTCACCAAGACTTTTGGAGATTATAGAAACAGCGGACTTTATAACGCTGGGTTGAAGAATTTGGCCAAGGATGTTCTCAGGCTAGAAATACCAAAGCCAAGACAAATCCAGACGAGCAACTGGAATGTCAGCTTCTTAACTGAGCAGCAGATTGAATATGCTTGTTTAGATGCTCTTGTTTCGTTTAAGTTATTTATCGATTTGAGGAGTCTTCCCACTCCAACGCATACTAACAGGGAACCAAAGAAGTTTTTTAGGGATTTTAGCGAAAAAAAGACTGAAGAAGAAGGAACTGAACAGGTTTCTGACAAGAAGGCTAATGGAACCAAAGAAGCTAAACAGGTTCCGGACAAGAAGCCCAATGGAACCAAGAGTAGACGCCCttaa
- the LOC113282597 gene encoding nucleolin 1-like isoform X2, whose protein sequence is MGKRVATVGLIQEESSPVKKYATFDFTVEKKEDDVTTSEDFSSDEEELKEQPEVVSKSVSIGATDRSSGSSDSDSEEEELKEQPEVVSVGATNRSSGSSDSDSEEEEKEMEVVITPKVPETASRNGSGDVLEKELVSSDSSGSEHSCSDEDNEIVDLKKDQGDDISDESDEEEQQRKKLKVTVDNDEEMVDAELPKTNSKPETPTTTQIQKTGSKKLFVGNLSFSLEQEDLEEFFKDAGQIVDVQFATHGDGRFKGHAIIEFATEESVQKALERNGENLMGKSVKLSLPGKSGGVGSGWRSDVDAKSPKTNSKPKTPTTPEVQKTGSKKLFVGNLSFSLEQKDLEKFFKDAGEIVKVDLATLKDGRSKGHAIVTFAAEEAVQKALEKNGQDLMGRQVHIGGHTTPQTGHARGGRSGSRGGRRRS, encoded by the exons atGG GTAAAAGGGTAGCTACAGTTGGACTCATACAGGAAGAATCAAGTCCAGTAAAAAAGTATGCAACTTTTGATTTCACTGTTGAGAAGAAAGAAGACGACGTTACTACCTCAGAAGATTTCTCTTCTGATGAAGAA GAGTTGAAGGAACAACCAGAAGTAGTTTCGAAGAGTGTTTCTATTGGAGCGACAGACAGAAGTTCGGGTTCTTCTGATAGCGATTCTGAGGAGGAG GAGTTGAAGGAACAACCAGAAGTAGTTTCTGTTGGAGCGACAAACAGAAGTTCGGGTTCTTCTGATAGCGATTCTGAGGAGGAG GAAAAAGAGATGGAAGTAGTCATTACACCCAAAGTGCCAGAAACTGCATCTAGGAATGGGTCTGGAGATGTTCTGGAGAAGGAACTTGTATCTAGCGATAGTTCTGGTTCTGAACACAGCTGTTCTGATGAGGACAat GAAATTGTAGACCTCAAGAAAGACCAAGGTGATGACATATCCGATGagagtgatgaagaagaacaacagCGAAAAAAGCTGAAG GTCACAGTGGACAATGATGAGGAGATGGTAGATGCCGAATTACCAAAGACTAATAGCAAG CCCGAAACCCCGACTACAACACAAATTCAAAAGACCGGATCAAAAAAACTATTTGTGGGCAACCTATCTTTTTCACTCGAGCAGGAAGACCT TGAGGAATTCTTCAAAGATGCTGGTCAAATTGTTGATGTTCAGTTTGCTACACATGGAGATGGACGTTTCAAAGGGCATGCTATTATTGAGTTTGCAACAGAAGAATCAGTGCAGAAG GCTCTTGAAAGGAATGGTGAAAATCTGATGGGTAAATCGGTAAAACTTTCTCTGCCCGGTAAGAGTGGTGGTGTTGGCAGTGGTTGGAGAAGTGACGTAGATGCCAAATCACCAAAGACTAATAGCAAG CCCAAAACCCCTACCACACCTGAAGTTCAAAAAACCGGATCTAAAAAACTATTTGTTGGCAACCTATCTTTCTCTCTTGAGCAGAAAGACCT GGAGAAGTTCTTCAAAGATGCTGGTGAAATAGTTAAAGTTGACTTGGCAACACTTAAAGATGGACGTTCCAAGGGGCATGCTATTGTTACATTTGCAGCAGAAGAAGCAGTGCAAAAG GCTCTTGAAAAAAATGGTCAGGATCTGATGGGTAGACAAGTACACATTGGTGGGCATACTACCCCACAAACTGGGCATGCAAGAGGCGGTCGGTCAGGTAGCCGTGGTGGCAGGAGGCGTTCTTAG
- the LOC113282597 gene encoding nucleolin 1-like isoform X1: MGKRVATVGLIQEESSPVKKYATFDFTVEKKEDDVTTSEDFSSDEEELKEQPEVVSKSVSIGATDRSSGSSDSDSEEEELKEQPEVVSVGATNRSSGSSDSDSEEEEKEMEVVITPKVPETASRNGSGDVLEKELVSSDSSGSEHSCSDEDNEIVDLKKDQGDDISDESDEEEQQRKKLKVTVDNDEEMVDAELPKTNSKVAIESKAPETPTTTQIQKTGSKKLFVGNLSFSLEQEDLEEFFKDAGQIVDVQFATHGDGRFKGHAIIEFATEESVQKALERNGENLMGKSVKLSLPGKSGGVGSGWRSDVDAKSPKTNSKPKTPTTPEVQKTGSKKLFVGNLSFSLEQKDLEKFFKDAGEIVKVDLATLKDGRSKGHAIVTFAAEEAVQKALEKNGQDLMGRQVHIGGHTTPQTGHARGGRSGSRGGRRRS, from the exons atGG GTAAAAGGGTAGCTACAGTTGGACTCATACAGGAAGAATCAAGTCCAGTAAAAAAGTATGCAACTTTTGATTTCACTGTTGAGAAGAAAGAAGACGACGTTACTACCTCAGAAGATTTCTCTTCTGATGAAGAA GAGTTGAAGGAACAACCAGAAGTAGTTTCGAAGAGTGTTTCTATTGGAGCGACAGACAGAAGTTCGGGTTCTTCTGATAGCGATTCTGAGGAGGAG GAGTTGAAGGAACAACCAGAAGTAGTTTCTGTTGGAGCGACAAACAGAAGTTCGGGTTCTTCTGATAGCGATTCTGAGGAGGAG GAAAAAGAGATGGAAGTAGTCATTACACCCAAAGTGCCAGAAACTGCATCTAGGAATGGGTCTGGAGATGTTCTGGAGAAGGAACTTGTATCTAGCGATAGTTCTGGTTCTGAACACAGCTGTTCTGATGAGGACAat GAAATTGTAGACCTCAAGAAAGACCAAGGTGATGACATATCCGATGagagtgatgaagaagaacaacagCGAAAAAAGCTGAAG GTCACAGTGGACAATGATGAGGAGATGGTAGATGCCGAATTACCAAAGACTAATAGCAAGGTAGCCATTGAAAGTAAAGCT CCCGAAACCCCGACTACAACACAAATTCAAAAGACCGGATCAAAAAAACTATTTGTGGGCAACCTATCTTTTTCACTCGAGCAGGAAGACCT TGAGGAATTCTTCAAAGATGCTGGTCAAATTGTTGATGTTCAGTTTGCTACACATGGAGATGGACGTTTCAAAGGGCATGCTATTATTGAGTTTGCAACAGAAGAATCAGTGCAGAAG GCTCTTGAAAGGAATGGTGAAAATCTGATGGGTAAATCGGTAAAACTTTCTCTGCCCGGTAAGAGTGGTGGTGTTGGCAGTGGTTGGAGAAGTGACGTAGATGCCAAATCACCAAAGACTAATAGCAAG CCCAAAACCCCTACCACACCTGAAGTTCAAAAAACCGGATCTAAAAAACTATTTGTTGGCAACCTATCTTTCTCTCTTGAGCAGAAAGACCT GGAGAAGTTCTTCAAAGATGCTGGTGAAATAGTTAAAGTTGACTTGGCAACACTTAAAGATGGACGTTCCAAGGGGCATGCTATTGTTACATTTGCAGCAGAAGAAGCAGTGCAAAAG GCTCTTGAAAAAAATGGTCAGGATCTGATGGGTAGACAAGTACACATTGGTGGGCATACTACCCCACAAACTGGGCATGCAAGAGGCGGTCGGTCAGGTAGCCGTGGTGGCAGGAGGCGTTCTTAG